The genomic window cttcagctcaggtcatgatctcgcagctcgtcagttcgagccccacatcagacactgtgctgacggctcagagactggagtctgcttcagattctgtgtctccttctctttctgcccctcccccactcatgctctcaaaaataaataaacattaaaaaattttttaaaaataaaaggctaagCAATGAAGCTTttccaaaataaacttttccaTAAAAAGTGAGCTCCTTCAGTTTTTTAGTAACTACAGTTTATCAATTATAATTCTATCTCAAATCTCAGTATTGGTTCTTGGAATTAATATGTGATTTCCTTGTATTAATGGAAGAAATATGGATAGAAATAAGAGTGGATATGAAAAGACCTTCTTCATTTTTCCTATGTACAGTTAGGACTTATAGCCATAATACTTCTAACAATTTTCACCTTAGCGTGGTCAAGATAAAtgaagcactcttttttttttttttaatgtttatttttgagagagaacaagagaggcagagtgaaagcgggggaggggcagagagagacagaaacacagaattcaaagcaggctccaggcttgagcacagagcctgatgtggggctcgaactcacaaaccgtgagatcatgacccgagctgaagtcagacgcttaaccgactgagccacccaggcgccccagaagcacTCTTTCATTAGTGTATAGTAGATAAACTccattatggtttttaaaaagacagtatacaaaacaaaaataaaagaaaggcagaagatGGGCTTTTTGACATACCAATCTCAATTAGATTTATCTAATTTAGGAAGTGGatggaaatacttaaaaatatgtgtgtcATTATAGTTTCAGTGGTAATGACTTGTtgcagactgaatgtttgtgtccccccagattcatatgttgaagcccaaCTCCcattgtgatggtatttggagatgggccttTATGGAgttaattaaggttaaatgagatcaccAGGGTTGGGCCTTGATCCCAAGAAAGGagagtctctcctctctctctctctttctgtctttctcaaccTACCTCCCCTGCCTTGTGAGGACACAAAGAGAAGGTACCATCTGGCaacaaggagagaggcttcagaagaaaccaaaactgctaacaccttgatctcgtctccagcttccagaattacgtgaaaataaatttctattttttacacctcccccccactcccccagtctatggtatcttgttacagcagcctgggCAGACTAAGATATGTGAACATACAGAATACACGCACAGCCCTGGTATTATGGAACAGACAAAAGCACTCTGGCGTTTGGAGAAAGCACACTAGGAGTGTCTGGAGAGCAGGGAGTTTGTGATGAACCATGCTCCCTTTTGCTTCGCAGTTCAAGACCACAATTATAAATGGATAATTCTATCCATTCACAAGACCATACACCCTTCAAATCCTGGAGACAGAAGAAGTCCAGGCAAAAACAGTTATCACAGAGTAAAAGCCCAATCCACATATGTTCACTGGTCAAGAATAATGAGACAATTTAGAAAACATTACCTTGGGCAATGTGAAGCAGGCTTATGAAAGGGACAGAGCTGTTCCACAGTTGTTTCACAAGTGACAGCCTGAACTGAAGAATTAAAACACAAGACAATAAGCAACTCTTTGGCAATAATAACATGCAACAGGGTGGTAAgaaaataaggtttaaaaaagtGCTAACCTGTTACTTTAGAGACTGTGAAGGAATTAGCAGACTGATATTTGCTGAAAATAAGAGCATAAAAATGTCAATCATTTTTTAGATGCATCATCATCAACATAATTTCTGGTATTTTTTCGGTCTATGAAtactttgtttcttcttaaaCATTCTTACTTAAATATCTAAATAAGCTGTAGTATAAGAATACATCATCTATTTTATGTTAAGTCCATATTAACTTCAAGTATGAACCAAATCAATACGAACCAAATTAATCATTCTTGATATTAGAGGAGGATCTCTTCTCATGACTAATCTCAAAAACATATAGATAATAGCAAAAAGCCACATAGATTTATATCTACGTATTTGtttcctattaaaattaaaactctaaCAATACTAATTCCCTGTCACCATTGAACAGAACTATTTAAACTCTCACAATGGTAAATACAAAGTAGCATTATAGAAAGACTTTTAGATCATAAATACCTAAAAGGAATgtgtgttattcatttttttgttcccCCAGTACCTAGTAAAATGTCAACGATGAATGAATTCCTCCTTATTGTATGCATCATTAAAAAGCAGGATAGAAGAATaggtattccattatatatcaaaatttttaattggCTTAATTATACCAGGAGTTTCAGAAAAATATCTGCTACAAAAGATAAAGTTTATTTGTGATAATATTTTAATAGGAGACACCCTTCATGTTTCAAGTTTctgtaataaacaaaaattaagttcaaacaaaaaaaagtaaataggatCAATTTTCTTGAATCCAACACCCAATGTTTGGCTTACTGAAGCTCATAACTTTTGTTATTCATTGAAGgtaattaatacattttactGAATTAATAAGCCAATGAATAAATGCTTCTATACAGCTTTTGCTTAAGAGAGATTGCTAAGCACTGAAAACCATCCATAAAGCCTTTGAACAAAATTATTTACATAGAATAACATTCCATCAAATTTTCAagagtttttaataaattctttcttaTCATTATGAATCCTCCACTGTGGAGTCATGCAATTGTATAGttaacaaaggaaagaaactatGTCATACATCCTAAGAAAAGGAATTCCATATGAggttcaaagtttattttttacacaGAAGAAACACACTACAAAGTTATTTCAAAAGGCCACATTTTTCTAACTTGTATAGAGTTTATATCAAAATATGCAATGCTCTAAAAtaatatgtttcatatatttaatatgagAAACATTTCAAAAGTTAATGCTTTTATGTTGAGTTAAATTACATTTAGATGGACAAAAGGTACATagtatacatttacattttagagaacttttcaaaattctcttttacCTACTAATATAGTTTATCTTATTAGCAAAGTTACTGTTGCATGAAATAATCCATTTTCCATAAACAGGGCAGGAAAGTACACAAAACAATTAGCCTTCTctgagctattttattttatagctgaaaaATCTGTTGCTTTACATTAGGGATAACTGTAAATCTATACATCCTCAATGAAACTCCAGAAAATGTGGAGCTTTATTTAGCATGTTCTTTAGAAGCAGAAAATGTTCAACGTTGAATTTAGATACTTTGGCTcctttttgtctttgaaattacACAGCTGAAGTGAGCTGAAATGACAATTACCAAACTTCTCTATAAATTCTTCTATGCTTTGTTCTAAAAGAATGTGTCAACTCATTATTAAGATTTAAAATCATCTCATCCAAAAGGTCATTTGGGTACTTACCCAATTGTCTGAACACCATTTCTATTGGATTTgatgaaataatgttttcttccttgtctAGTGATATCCACCCAACCACCATCATTGTCTATTATGCCATAATGAATTGCGGCTCTACAAATGCTGGATTGcttagagaaaaaggaagggagaaaagaatattaaaacactAAGATTGCTACATAGGACATGACTAGCTATTACTTAAATGactttaaattaaacaaacatatcTGAGCAAAATATCTATACTTCATATAAATCATtatgtttgcattaaaaaaatcaaactttataTAGAAAGATCCTGTTCCaaaatcattatatttattatacttaCCATTTCATAATGTACACTGCCAATAACTTTGGCTTTACTATCCAAACAGCCAGCAGGGCATTCATATCTAGATGAAAGAAATCAGGACCAAAATTTAGTTTCTCTGAATGTtagtgtgaaataaaaatattacttgtaTTTTGTCaggtaattttgaaaataaggatAAACATTACCTATTGCAGGTTGTTCCCTTGCACTGATCTCTTAATCTTACTTCACAAGAAACAATTTGggctgaaaagtaaaaataaaataaataaataaaatatatatatatatatatatatatatatataccaaaataacTTAGATAATGTATAAGTCACTACAATTCATCAAGCTTTTGCCACTctaaaaatatccaaattaacaaaatatagtTGCATCTGTCATCTACataaactttaacatttttgtaaataatgcagaGCTCTTACACATTTGCTGTGTGCTTATGACTTCATTTCTGTTACTATCATCTGCTCTTGTCTGAACGTGGGTGTCCCGGACTTGTGACTGCTGCCgttcaatttcatttgtttcttcttcttgagGAGGGTAATACCTGTCTGATCCTTCTGTTAGAGAGAATGGATGTAAGAAATATGAATCCACCTTAAATGTGCACAAATCATCACATAATGGTATACCTTTATATGCCTGTGTAAcatttaaaactagaaaaatctgTAGTTTCTTGGCACAGATTTTGGCTTGAGGTGGTGATCTTATGTACTGCGCTggagtaaataaaatacatggataAGTCTTTGAGCTCTTGATTCATTTAtgcttaataaatgaaaaaaatcggCTAATATTAAATGGAGTCATTTCTAAACTTTGATTTATACTTAAGAGTGGTATCAGTGATTGCCTTTCATAATGCCACCATGAAGTCTACGCAGTGATCTGATGAAGTCAGGGCTTTCGTATGACATGAAATCATATTTTTAGGagaatcatatttaaaatttccaaaagcgTCACATTTAAAATTCTCCCAATAGGAAATTTAGCTTAAAGAAGGACTGACATGCCCTTTTAATTTACTACAATATCAGTTTCCACGgaaaggtttttctcttttagaaggaaattcaaaatgcagaaatttatgagtttaatttttttccaggttaTTTATGTCAAGGGCTTAACAGTGGCACAATTTGGAAAGGTGTGTTATTTTCATGTATGTCCAAGGACTCCGAACCTAGAAAAGGGAAGTATGATTTCAGAGGAAAGTCAGTTTTAAGTAAAATAGTGGCCACTGGTGAAGGGGCAAGTAAGTCGGAAGTTTAGGGATGgccaaaaatggaaaacagactCACACACAATGAAAAATGCttccaggaatgcaaaatggctcACATAACAGTGAAACACTATACTGTTACTTCTTGTCTGCTCATTATACTAATGAGCACTCAGtcatcaaggggaaaaaaaggcacatCTCTTTATGAATACTGAAAAAGAGctgcatttattcatgttttcatgaataaattcatgttttcataaaattcatgttttctAAAACACTTAGTCTACATTAATCTTCATTTGGtcatcaggaagaaaaaagtacaaGGGAGTAGAAATGTTCACTCAGATGCCCAACAAGAGTGGAAGTTTTACAAAGCTTTATCATCTAAGTTTGCTCTTCATGTGCTGTAAACAGGACACTGTATATGCACATTTTAGGACATTAAATGCATTTCAGAGCACTACTTTTACAATAGTTTTACAatactattttatcttttttatttgtcatgTTGGCCATGAGAGATTATATACTCTGTAGCAAGAAGCAGAGAGTTAGTGTAATTCATTGACCATCATTCAGTAACATTCATGGATAGGTATATGGGCAAAAActtttaaagtgttaaaaataaattgcattagATTGCtaaatccttcaaaaatgaagacactTGTGAAAACAACTCTAGTCAATAATATATCAAGATcgcttttaaaaatgcacatatactTGTCACTCTAGGATAATCTCAAAGTAGAATTAGAAGTGGTTATGTGGAATAATGatgaaactttcttttaaatacaaatttgctATAATagatattcatgtatttttaaaatatttttaatggcttcagatattttaaatagagTTCTGGAAACTTTGTAAGTAATAATTAAATATGCTTTTTGCCTTTCAAGTACAAATTAATGCAGATGTTggattaatttatattaaatataaatatttatatttatatactaattgtaacaatattaatatatatattaatatattaatattaaatatattaatttatattaaaatataaatcaaactgAATACTGTGACACAATAGCACATACCTTTGTAGCATAGATTTTCTCTGCAGCCTCCTCCAAAACTAGGTGGGCAGGCAGAACAGGGCCGTCCATGTTTATAGGGGGCGTGACCCCACCAGTTTCCCCTTAAAGAGAAGATCCACTCTAGTAAGAGGTAGTCTAATAACATAATTTATGAGACACTATAAAATATTACTATCTTCTAAATAACGACTTTGGTATGcatatttaaatcatttatatttttcatcggAGTCCCTTTGGTTACTAGGTTTCTATGTAAACTGCTgccttattattttgaaaatattctaagtaATTGTTATGTACAttgttaaaaattacaaaattaaacttttaCAGAACACCAAACTCTATTATGGGATATTCATCTATATTCCattcgtttttttttgttttttgttttttgtttttcaacgtttattttatttttgggacagagagagacagagcatgaatgggggaggggcagagagagagggagacacagaatcggaaacaggctccaggctctgagccatcagcccagagcctgaggcggggctcgaactcacggaccgcgagatcgtgacctggctgaagtcggtcgcttaaccgactgcgccacccaggcgccccttccattcGTTTTAATAAACAGACTTGAGACTTAGATTTGACCCTAAGTACAGTTGTAATATTTTCAACATAATCATTCAATGGTCTTTACACAGGTGAAAATACATTTCTCAGTTAATCTATAGATGCTTTTCTCTAATAAatccaaattattaaaaatacctgtggaatataataatatgtaaaacTGAAGTCATAAAAATATAATCCCTGTGTTGACAAAGatcatattttcaattttcatattCCTTTTAGGGGCTGAGGTTATGCATCAGGCAACCATAATTGTTGCCATATTAAGTAAACTGAGTTAAAGCAATATactcaactatatatatatgataatacatatatacaaatttacatataaaagtaATGTTTTGTCTACTTACTTTGGGGAATAGTTGCACACCAAGTAGACAGCTTTAGGCCATATTTGCCCCCAAATGTTCATGTTATGACACAAATTAATGGCACAGCCTATTCTGTTACTTGTTGCCCACACCACCTacattagagaaaagaaaatatatacacaatggaatactactcagctatgaaaaagaatgaaatcttgccatttgcaacaatgtggatggaactagaggatactATGGTAAGCAAagtaagtgagtcagagaaagatatatgagttcactcatctgtggaatttgagaaactcaacacatgaccataggggaaggggaaggggaaggggaaggggaaggaaaactaagataaaaacagaaagggaggcaaaccataagagactcaaatacagagaacaaactgagggttgcttggAGGGGCATTGGTGGCAGGGATGGgtcaaatgggtgatgggcattaaacaGAGCACTttttgtgatgaacaccaggtgttatatgtaagagatgaatcactgggttctactcctgaagccaagactacactgtatggtaacttgaatttaaattaaaaaaaaaaaacaaaacaacaacaaaaaaaacccaaaaagcttGGAAAAAGTAGGCTGAGATGAAGACAACAATATGTATCAGAGAGAAATGTATAAAACTGAACTTGAGAAATGAATCTTTATCATTTAAGATGAA from Lynx canadensis isolate LIC74 chromosome F2, mLynCan4.pri.v2, whole genome shotgun sequence includes these protein-coding regions:
- the CRISPLD1 gene encoding cysteine-rich secretory protein LCCL domain-containing 1 isoform X2 — translated: MNTNATRIVHSDVLDLCVLIIHRGNWWGHAPYKHGRPCSACPPSFGGGCRENLCYKEGSDRYYPPQEEETNEIERQQSQVRDTHVQTRADDSNRNEVISTQQMSQIVSCEVRLRDQCKGTTCNRYECPAGCLDSKAKVIGSVHYEMQSSICRAAIHYGIIDNDGGWVDITRQGRKHYFIKSNRNGVQTIGKYQSANSFTVSKVTVQAVTCETTVEQLCPFHKPASHCPRVYCPRNCMQANPHYARVIGTRVYSDLSSICRAAVHAGVVRNHGGYVDVMPVDKRKTYTASFQNGIFSESLQNPPGGKAFRVFAVV